In one window of Holophagales bacterium DNA:
- a CDS encoding tetratricopeptide repeat protein, whose product MTGTRTGRDSRTSLRSRLRRVMAVGGLILLGTTATGCQKVVDQFKAKQVIRKGNAYFKQQLYEDALKLYQEAMALDPEEIRIKKFVAMANMAVYNPGSEHPKDIQALETAIKYFKEYLAAKPEDENAAKFLVTTYMNSRRYDDAIQYFKDWIKVHPEDRQAVQTIAMLYAKKGDFDQSMEWQDNLAKVDPTNAEVFYTIGVTCWDKSYNTPMDQMDGEARKALIDRGMVALEKANSLREDYFESMLYVNLLYREYAKLENDPTKKEELLAKATEWQKKALAARDRVKQKEREEAARKNPLEAI is encoded by the coding sequence ATGACCGGAACCAGGACGGGGAGAGACTCCCGGACGAGCCTCCGGAGCCGGCTTCGCCGCGTGATGGCAGTCGGCGGGCTCATCCTGCTGGGAACGACGGCGACCGGGTGCCAGAAAGTCGTCGATCAGTTCAAGGCGAAGCAGGTCATCCGGAAGGGGAACGCCTACTTCAAGCAGCAGCTGTACGAGGACGCCCTGAAGCTGTACCAGGAGGCGATGGCGCTCGATCCGGAAGAGATCCGGATCAAGAAGTTCGTCGCGATGGCCAACATGGCCGTCTACAACCCGGGATCCGAGCACCCCAAGGACATCCAGGCCCTCGAGACGGCGATCAAGTACTTCAAGGAATACCTTGCCGCCAAGCCCGAGGACGAGAACGCCGCCAAGTTCCTCGTGACGACGTACATGAACTCCCGCCGGTACGACGACGCCATCCAGTACTTCAAGGACTGGATCAAGGTGCACCCCGAGGACCGGCAGGCCGTTCAGACCATCGCCATGCTCTACGCCAAGAAGGGTGACTTCGACCAGTCGATGGAGTGGCAGGACAACCTCGCCAAGGTCGATCCGACGAATGCCGAGGTCTTCTACACGATCGGCGTCACCTGCTGGGACAAGTCGTACAACACCCCGATGGACCAGATGGACGGCGAGGCCCGCAAGGCGCTGATCGACCGCGGGATGGTGGCCCTCGAGAAGGCCAACTCCCTGCGGGAAGACTACTTCGAATCGATGCTCTACGTGAACCTCCTCTACCGGGAGTACGCCAAGCTCGAGAACGACCCGACGAAGAAGGAGGAGCTCCTCGCCAAAGCCACCGAGTGGCAGAAGAAGGCCCTCGCCGCTCGCGACCGTGTCAAGCAGAAAGAACGCGAGGAAGCGGCAAGGAAGAACCCGCTCGAGGCGATCTGA
- a CDS encoding energy transducer TonB, translated as MFETSLIESKKQAATGNRWLSVPMSIFLHFVIGGSILAASMWFIEEIPEPPIPISFYSEAAPPPPPPPPPPKAAPKAAPKVEPVKQSSNMAPMIVPDVLPVAPTEPDNSSGAEGGVEGGVEGGVEGGVMGGVLGGVKGGVLGGAAQVEEPLRVGGDVKEPVEISRVQPVYPEAARKARLQGIVILEAIITKDGNVESVRVLRGINPLLDNAAMRAVQQWKYKPATFNNRPVPVYLTVTVTFRLQ; from the coding sequence ATGTTCGAAACTTCCCTCATCGAATCCAAGAAGCAGGCGGCGACCGGCAATCGCTGGCTTTCGGTCCCGATGTCGATCTTCCTGCACTTCGTCATTGGCGGGTCCATCCTGGCCGCGTCGATGTGGTTCATCGAGGAGATCCCGGAGCCGCCGATTCCGATCTCCTTCTACTCCGAGGCCGCTCCCCCGCCGCCTCCCCCGCCGCCTCCCCCGAAGGCCGCTCCCAAAGCCGCGCCCAAGGTCGAGCCGGTGAAACAATCGTCGAACATGGCCCCGATGATCGTCCCCGACGTCCTGCCGGTCGCTCCGACGGAGCCCGACAACTCGAGCGGCGCCGAGGGCGGCGTCGAGGGCGGTGTCGAGGGCGGTGTCGAGGGCGGTGTCATGGGCGGCGTCCTCGGTGGCGTCAAGGGTGGCGTCCTCGGCGGCGCAGCCCAGGTCGAAGAGCCTCTTCGGGTCGGCGGCGACGTCAAGGAGCCCGTCGAGATCTCCCGCGTGCAGCCGGTCTACCCCGAAGCCGCCCGGAAGGCCCGTCTTCAGGGCATCGTCATCCTCGAGGCGATCATCACGAAGGACGGGAACGTCGAGTCCGTCCGCGTTCTTCGGGGAATCAACCCGCTGCTCGACAACGCCGCGATGCGCGCGGTCCAGCAGTGGAAGTACAAGCCCGCGACCTTCAACAACCGGCCGGTTCCGGTCTACCTGACCGTGACCGTGACCTTCAGACTACAGTAA
- a CDS encoding MotA/TolQ/ExbB proton channel family protein, protein MEMDFAHIWAQMSIAVKAIMMILVFMSVYSLGVSLERWWAFRVAKKQSVKFAIEIGPLLKQEKLKEAIDLAKKYKGSHIAKVVSPGLLEFAYEAHGGSVAGHDVVAAAERAIARAAMMTGADMRRGLGGLATIATTSVFVGLLATVIGIIRAFQGMATSGTGGLGAVSAGIAEALIGTALGLFVAIPAVWLYNYFLNKIERFNIEMSNSSSELVDYFIKRMGSRAA, encoded by the coding sequence ATGGAAATGGATTTTGCACACATCTGGGCCCAGATGTCCATCGCCGTCAAGGCCATCATGATGATTCTCGTGTTCATGTCGGTCTACTCGCTCGGAGTTTCACTCGAGCGCTGGTGGGCCTTCAGGGTCGCGAAGAAGCAGTCGGTGAAGTTCGCCATCGAGATCGGCCCTCTCCTCAAGCAGGAGAAGCTGAAAGAGGCGATCGACCTCGCCAAGAAGTACAAGGGCAGCCACATTGCCAAGGTGGTCTCGCCCGGTCTCCTCGAGTTCGCCTACGAAGCGCACGGCGGCAGCGTTGCCGGCCACGACGTCGTTGCGGCGGCCGAGCGCGCCATCGCCCGGGCTGCGATGATGACCGGTGCGGACATGCGGCGCGGCCTGGGCGGGCTCGCCACGATCGCCACGACCTCCGTGTTCGTCGGCCTTCTCGCCACGGTCATCGGGATCATCCGAGCCTTCCAGGGTATGGCGACCTCCGGCACGGGCGGCCTCGGCGCGGTGTCCGCGGGTATCGCCGAAGCTCTCATCGGAACGGCGCTCGGCCTCTTCGTCGCCATCCCGGCCGTCTGGCTCTACAACTACTTCCTCAACAAGATCGAGCGTTTCAACATCGAGATGTCCAACTCCTCCTCGGAGCTCGTCGACTACTTCATCAAGAGGATGGGCTCCCGGGCGGCCTGA
- a CDS encoding ExbD/TolR family protein gives MAMQNFGNRHETKSEINVTPLVDVMLVLLIIFMVITPMLQKGKPVLLPMTERPDKKPETDKELLISVQADKMIFIDAKWYPEPEFAAKMREYGERSASKDVLIKADKQLTYGDVKKVMKMIKDGGFEKIALITERKTEE, from the coding sequence ATGGCAATGCAAAACTTCGGAAACCGGCACGAGACGAAGAGTGAGATCAACGTCACTCCGCTCGTCGACGTCATGCTGGTCCTCCTGATCATCTTCATGGTCATCACGCCCATGCTGCAGAAGGGGAAACCCGTGCTGCTGCCGATGACCGAGCGCCCCGACAAGAAGCCCGAGACGGACAAAGAGCTCCTCATCAGCGTTCAGGCCGACAAGATGATCTTCATCGACGCCAAGTGGTACCCCGAGCCGGAATTCGCTGCGAAGATGCGGGAATACGGTGAGCGCTCGGCCAGCAAGGACGTGCTCATCAAGGCCGACAAGCAGCTCACCTACGGGGACGTCAAGAAAGTCATGAAGATGATCAAGGACGGGGGCTTCGAGAAGATCGCCCTGATCACCGAGCGGAAGACGGAAGAGTAG
- a CDS encoding biopolymer transporter ExbD, protein MDVGPSQGGPKSEINVTPLVDVMLVLLIIFMILQPMLQMGYEVNVPPNAPAGLPPPPSGDQIIVSLTTSNEIYLNKERVDRSNLPIRLQEVLRNRGNRPVFFSCEDAVKYDKAMEIMDVVRNNGAKNIGIVMDWVNPLEAAAPTS, encoded by the coding sequence ATGGATGTCGGACCAAGCCAGGGCGGCCCGAAATCGGAGATCAACGTCACGCCCCTGGTCGACGTCATGCTGGTCCTGCTGATCATCTTCATGATCCTGCAGCCGATGCTCCAGATGGGATACGAAGTCAACGTGCCGCCCAACGCGCCGGCGGGTCTCCCGCCGCCGCCGTCCGGCGACCAGATCATCGTCTCGCTGACGACGAGCAACGAGATCTACCTCAACAAGGAGCGGGTCGACCGCTCCAACCTGCCGATCCGGCTCCAGGAAGTTCTCCGCAACCGCGGCAACAGGCCGGTCTTCTTCTCCTGTGAGGACGCCGTGAAGTACGACAAGGCCATGGAGATCATGGACGTCGTCCGGAACAACGGTGCCAAGAACATCGGAATCGTCATGGACTGGGTCAACCCCCTGGAAGCGGCCGCGCCGACTTCCTGA
- a CDS encoding sodium-translocating pyrophosphatase has protein sequence MNAETLLYIIPVLGLAGLLYTWLKSSWVSRQDPGNERMVKIAAAIQQGAMAFLRAEYRVLAVFVVVVAILLGISGALQKESHPLVAVAFIAGALCSALAGLIGMKVATKANVRTTQAARRGLGPALEIAFAGGSVMGMGVVGLGVLGLGTCFLLFSRFFDGDVNRTITVITGFSFGASSIALFARVGGGIYTKAADVGADLVGKVEAGIPEDHPLNPATIADNVGDNVGDVAGMGADLFESYVGSIVGSMVLGAAFMAARLPSGEAFTADGFDGLSAVLLPLALAGVGVLTSIGGTFFVRVKEGGSPQRALNTGEFGSSIVMVVLSFFIIRGMLPSSFVYQDLLYGTERTVTSLGIFFSTVIGLFAGLAIGMLTEHYTGTGTAPVMSIVRQSVTGAATNIIAGLGVGMRSTAWPILILAASIIGAFHFGGLYGIAIAAVGMLSNTGIQLAVDAYGPISDNAGGIAEMAELPKDVRRRTDKLDAVGNTTAAIGKGFAIASAALTALALFGAFMTAAHLKTIDVSKAEVMAGLFIGAMMPFLFSSMAMAAVGRAAMAMIQEVRRQFSEIPALKAAIFAMDAHSGKDFKDWPVEDQKIFEDALGKAEYGKCVEISTTAAIREMVAPGLLAVIVPVAIGFGPRLLGLGSGAEMLGGLLAGVTATGVLLAIFQSNSGGAWDNAKKMFEEGVEVDGRKYYKGSDPHKAAVVGDTVGDPFKDTSGPSLNILLKLMSVIALVIATLI, from the coding sequence ATGAACGCAGAGACGCTGCTCTACATCATCCCGGTGCTCGGACTCGCCGGTCTCCTGTACACGTGGCTGAAGTCGTCCTGGGTTTCGCGGCAGGACCCCGGCAACGAGCGGATGGTGAAGATCGCCGCGGCCATCCAGCAGGGCGCCATGGCGTTCCTGCGAGCCGAGTATCGGGTCCTCGCGGTCTTCGTCGTCGTCGTGGCGATCCTCCTCGGGATCTCCGGCGCCCTGCAGAAGGAGTCGCACCCCCTCGTCGCGGTCGCGTTCATCGCGGGGGCCCTCTGCTCGGCCCTCGCGGGGCTCATCGGGATGAAAGTCGCGACGAAGGCGAACGTCCGGACGACCCAGGCGGCCCGGCGAGGGCTCGGCCCGGCGCTCGAGATCGCCTTCGCGGGCGGCTCGGTGATGGGGATGGGCGTCGTCGGTCTCGGCGTCCTCGGCCTCGGGACCTGCTTCCTGCTCTTTTCGAGGTTCTTCGACGGAGACGTGAACCGGACGATCACGGTCATCACCGGCTTCTCCTTCGGCGCCAGCTCGATCGCCCTCTTCGCCCGGGTCGGCGGGGGCATCTACACGAAGGCGGCCGACGTCGGTGCCGACCTCGTCGGCAAGGTCGAGGCCGGTATCCCGGAGGATCACCCGCTGAATCCCGCCACGATCGCCGACAACGTCGGTGACAACGTCGGCGACGTCGCCGGCATGGGCGCCGACCTCTTCGAGTCGTACGTCGGCTCCATCGTCGGCTCGATGGTCCTGGGAGCCGCGTTCATGGCCGCGCGGCTCCCCTCGGGGGAAGCCTTCACGGCCGACGGGTTCGACGGCCTCTCGGCGGTCCTGCTCCCGCTCGCGCTGGCGGGCGTCGGGGTGCTGACCTCGATCGGCGGGACCTTCTTCGTCCGGGTCAAGGAGGGCGGGTCGCCCCAGCGGGCGCTCAATACCGGCGAGTTCGGATCGTCGATCGTGATGGTCGTCCTCTCGTTCTTCATCATCCGGGGAATGCTCCCCTCGAGCTTCGTCTACCAGGACCTTCTCTACGGGACCGAGAGGACCGTCACCTCACTCGGGATCTTCTTCTCGACGGTCATCGGCCTCTTCGCCGGCCTCGCGATCGGTATGCTCACCGAGCACTACACCGGGACGGGCACCGCGCCGGTGATGTCCATCGTCCGGCAGTCGGTGACCGGTGCCGCCACGAACATCATCGCGGGGCTCGGCGTCGGCATGCGCTCGACGGCCTGGCCGATCCTGATCCTGGCTGCCTCGATCATCGGCGCGTTCCACTTCGGCGGGCTCTACGGCATCGCGATCGCCGCCGTCGGCATGCTCTCGAACACGGGCATCCAGCTCGCCGTCGACGCCTACGGTCCGATCTCCGACAACGCGGGCGGCATCGCGGAGATGGCCGAGCTGCCGAAGGACGTGCGCCGCCGGACCGACAAGCTCGACGCCGTCGGCAACACCACCGCCGCCATCGGGAAGGGCTTCGCGATCGCCTCCGCGGCGCTGACGGCGCTCGCCCTCTTCGGCGCGTTCATGACGGCCGCCCACCTGAAGACGATCGACGTCTCCAAGGCGGAGGTCATGGCGGGCCTCTTCATCGGGGCCATGATGCCGTTCCTGTTCTCGTCGATGGCGATGGCGGCCGTCGGCCGGGCTGCGATGGCGATGATCCAGGAGGTCCGCCGCCAGTTCTCGGAGATCCCGGCGCTCAAGGCGGCGATCTTCGCGATGGACGCCCACTCCGGGAAGGACTTCAAGGACTGGCCCGTCGAGGACCAGAAGATCTTCGAGGATGCGCTCGGCAAGGCCGAGTACGGCAAGTGCGTCGAGATCTCGACGACTGCGGCGATCCGGGAGATGGTCGCTCCCGGCCTCCTCGCGGTCATCGTGCCCGTCGCCATCGGGTTCGGCCCCAGGCTTCTCGGCCTGGGGTCAGGAGCCGAGATGCTCGGGGGCCTTCTCGCGGGAGTGACGGCGACCGGCGTCCTCCTCGCGATCTTCCAGTCGAACTCGGGCGGCGCCTGGGACAACGCCAAGAAGATGTTCGAGGAAGGCGTCGAGGTCGACGGGCGGAAGTACTACAAGGGCTCCGACCCGCACAAGGCGGCCGTCGTCGGCGACACCGTAGGCGACCCGTTCAAGGACACGTCCGGCCCGTCCCTGAACATCCTGCTCAAGCTGATGTCGGTGATCGCGCTCGTCATCGCGACCCTCATCTGA
- the hemW gene encoding radical SAM family heme chaperone HemW, which produces MTGRPGAYVHVPYCAHRCTYCSFVAVTGRETESAYFDAITREARARAGEVEGPLDTVYFGGGTPSFVEPSSLARVLSTLREVLGVAADAEISAEANPDDLDDRRLSALVDLGVNRLSIGIQSLSDGELAPLERRHDAAGALGALRRAVSRGLRVSADLMIGIPGQSKESLRQSLGTILEAGVGHVSVYLLEIEKAPRLVAMREAMPALFAGDDEMAARWEEVDDVCAAAGLARYETSNWAREGDESRHNLKYWNREPVIALGASAASFDGRARRTNSGSIPAYLRAVEENGTAFVSEEELPADAARREGVLLGLRRATGVDEPEWDAAVATLPASDRARIDDAFEAGLLVREPGRVRLTRTGVLLSNEVFSLLL; this is translated from the coding sequence GTGACGGGCCGACCCGGCGCGTACGTCCACGTTCCCTACTGCGCGCACCGCTGCACGTACTGCTCGTTCGTCGCCGTCACAGGCAGGGAGACGGAGAGCGCGTACTTCGACGCGATCACCCGCGAGGCGCGAGCGCGTGCAGGGGAGGTCGAGGGGCCGCTGGACACGGTCTACTTCGGAGGAGGGACGCCGTCGTTCGTCGAGCCCTCGAGCCTGGCCCGGGTCCTCTCCACGCTGCGGGAAGTGCTCGGGGTCGCAGCGGACGCCGAGATATCGGCCGAGGCGAACCCCGACGACCTCGACGACCGGCGCCTCTCGGCCCTCGTCGACCTCGGTGTGAACCGGCTCTCGATCGGTATCCAGTCGCTCAGCGACGGCGAGCTCGCGCCGCTGGAGCGGCGCCACGACGCCGCCGGGGCGCTCGGGGCCCTACGCCGGGCCGTCTCGCGAGGCCTGAGGGTCTCGGCCGACCTGATGATCGGTATCCCCGGGCAGTCGAAGGAAAGCCTCCGCCAGAGCCTCGGGACGATCCTCGAGGCGGGAGTCGGTCACGTCTCGGTCTACCTCCTCGAGATCGAAAAGGCTCCCCGCCTCGTCGCGATGAGAGAGGCGATGCCCGCGCTCTTCGCCGGCGACGACGAGATGGCCGCCCGGTGGGAGGAGGTCGACGACGTCTGCGCGGCCGCGGGGCTGGCGCGTTACGAGACGTCCAACTGGGCGAGGGAGGGCGACGAAAGCCGCCACAACCTGAAGTACTGGAATCGCGAGCCCGTCATCGCCCTGGGGGCCTCCGCCGCCTCCTTCGACGGAAGGGCCCGGCGGACGAACAGCGGATCGATCCCTGCCTATCTTCGGGCCGTAGAGGAGAACGGCACCGCCTTCGTGTCGGAAGAGGAGCTTCCTGCCGACGCAGCCCGCCGGGAAGGGGTCCTCCTCGGCCTCCGGAGGGCCACTGGCGTCGACGAGCCGGAGTGGGACGCGGCCGTCGCGACCCTCCCGGCCTCCGATCGGGCCCGCATCGACGACGCCTTCGAGGCGGGCCTTCTCGTGCGGGAGCCGGGCCGGGTCCGCCTGACCCGCACCGGAGTCCTCCTCTCGAACGAGGTCTTCTCGCTCCTGCTCTGA
- a CDS encoding riboflavin synthase, translated as MFTGLVESCTAVRTLRRQAGGALLDLDAPDAWGDVARGESLCVSGVCLTLVPGGGEGVLRFDVSAESLERSTLGALRPGDPVNLERALAVGARMGGHVVQGHVDATAPVTRLERTGGFWTLGIRIGEAWSRYVVEKGSIALDGISLTVAALDAEEVRVAVIPETFRATTLSGRRPGDLVNVEVDILAKYVERLLGAAGAPSRDDRLRALLGS; from the coding sequence GTGTTCACGGGGCTCGTCGAGTCGTGCACCGCGGTGCGGACCCTCAGGCGGCAAGCCGGAGGCGCGCTCCTGGACCTGGACGCTCCGGACGCCTGGGGCGACGTCGCTCGCGGTGAGAGCCTCTGCGTCTCCGGCGTCTGCCTCACGCTGGTCCCCGGCGGAGGCGAGGGTGTCCTGCGGTTCGACGTCTCCGCCGAGAGCCTCGAACGCTCGACGCTCGGGGCCCTTCGGCCGGGCGATCCGGTGAACCTCGAGCGTGCGCTGGCCGTGGGAGCCCGGATGGGCGGGCACGTGGTCCAGGGGCACGTCGACGCCACGGCCCCCGTGACCCGCCTCGAGAGAACCGGCGGCTTCTGGACCCTCGGCATCCGGATCGGCGAGGCGTGGTCGCGGTACGTCGTGGAGAAGGGGTCGATCGCCCTCGACGGAATCTCCCTCACGGTCGCCGCGCTCGACGCCGAGGAGGTTCGCGTGGCCGTCATCCCCGAGACGTTCCGCGCCACGACCCTCTCCGGGCGCCGGCCGGGAGACCTCGTAAACGTCGAGGTCGACATCCTGGCGAAGTACGTGGAGCGCCTCCTCGGAGCCGCAGGCGCCCCGTCCCGCGACGACCGGCTTCGCGCGCTCCTCGGCTCGTGA
- the ribD gene encoding bifunctional diaminohydroxyphosphoribosylaminopyrimidine deaminase/5-amino-6-(5-phosphoribosylamino)uracil reductase RibD, producing MTELAAAFERVFELAERGRYSTSPNPRVGAVVVSSGGEIVGEGWHDRAGGPHAEVVALAQAGSRARGATVVLNLEPCAHEGRTPPCAGALVDAGVARVVFSTLDPDPRTAGKGREWLRSAGVDSEAGFFAARAERLNEPFLVSVRTGRPFVHLKWAASLDGRIATATGESRWITGDEARADGMRLREECDAILVGAGTVLADDPLLTRRDGLNRSIVPHRRVVVDGRLRVGAQARVFSPEAPGEAWLATAVDADGPRLDPFRERGVRVLSLPSGGAGRVDLAALLAVLAAHEVRSLLVEGGGETAWGFVEARLADRVTAYHAPLLLGGRGAPTAFSGSGYATLAEAPRLAGLELAPLGDGFRVTGRLSWPGEA from the coding sequence ATGACTGAACTGGCCGCAGCCTTCGAGCGGGTCTTCGAGCTCGCCGAGAGGGGACGGTATTCCACCTCGCCGAACCCGCGCGTCGGAGCCGTGGTCGTGTCGTCGGGGGGCGAGATCGTCGGAGAGGGCTGGCACGACCGGGCAGGAGGCCCTCATGCCGAGGTCGTCGCCCTCGCCCAGGCCGGAAGCCGGGCCCGTGGTGCCACCGTCGTCCTGAACCTGGAGCCGTGCGCGCACGAGGGGAGAACCCCGCCCTGCGCGGGCGCACTCGTGGATGCCGGAGTCGCGCGGGTCGTCTTCTCCACGCTCGACCCCGACCCGCGGACGGCGGGGAAGGGCCGCGAATGGCTCCGTTCCGCCGGGGTCGACTCGGAAGCCGGCTTCTTCGCCGCGCGGGCCGAGAGGCTGAACGAGCCTTTCCTCGTTTCGGTCCGGACCGGGCGTCCGTTCGTCCACCTGAAGTGGGCCGCGTCCCTCGACGGGAGGATCGCAACCGCGACGGGGGAGAGCCGCTGGATCACCGGAGACGAGGCCCGGGCAGACGGGATGCGCCTTCGGGAGGAGTGCGACGCGATCCTCGTCGGAGCCGGGACCGTCCTGGCGGACGACCCTCTCCTGACACGCCGTGACGGCTTGAACCGCTCCATCGTCCCGCATCGCCGCGTCGTCGTGGACGGGCGCCTGCGGGTCGGTGCACAGGCACGGGTCTTCTCGCCGGAGGCCCCGGGCGAGGCGTGGCTCGCGACCGCCGTGGATGCGGACGGCCCGCGGCTCGACCCGTTCCGGGAGCGCGGCGTTCGGGTCCTGTCGCTCCCGTCCGGCGGAGCCGGCCGGGTCGACCTTGCTGCGCTCCTGGCCGTGCTGGCCGCGCACGAGGTCCGGTCACTCCTCGTGGAAGGGGGCGGCGAGACGGCGTGGGGCTTCGTCGAGGCCCGTCTCGCGGACAGGGTGACGGCCTACCACGCCCCGCTCCTCCTCGGCGGGCGAGGCGCGCCAACCGCCTTTTCCGGCTCCGGCTACGCAACCCTGGCCGAGGCGCCTCGCCTCGCGGGCCTCGAGCTGGCACCTCTCGGGGACGGTTTCCGCGTCACAGGCCGGCTCTCGTGGCCGGGTGAGGCGTAG
- the ftsY gene encoding signal recognition particle-docking protein FtsY, which translates to MARLKRGLFMTHTELVARVGDAIKARFSPDPKALDALEEALLAADVGPATAAELVEAVRVEAGRRDAGESDVVRRVLKAEIEKRLSVPGPPVGAPGPGQPRVVLMVGVNGTGKTTTAAKLAARASASGGKPVLAAADTFRAAAIDQLEVWAERIGIPLVKHRPGADPAAVVFDACAIAKARGADLLLIDTAGRLHTKHNLMEELSKIRRIAAREIEGAPHEVLLVLDAVTGMNGLAQAREFLRAAGVTGLVLTKMDGTAKGGVILAIVRELAIPVRYVGVGETVDDLLDFDPAGFASALIDD; encoded by the coding sequence ATGGCCCGCCTGAAGCGCGGGCTCTTCATGACCCACACGGAGCTGGTCGCGCGCGTCGGCGACGCGATCAAGGCCCGATTCTCGCCCGACCCGAAGGCCCTCGACGCGCTCGAGGAAGCGCTTCTCGCGGCCGACGTCGGACCGGCGACGGCTGCCGAGCTGGTGGAGGCGGTGCGGGTCGAGGCGGGCCGGAGGGACGCGGGGGAGTCCGACGTCGTCCGACGGGTCCTCAAGGCCGAGATCGAGAAGCGGCTCTCGGTGCCGGGTCCTCCCGTCGGAGCGCCGGGACCGGGCCAGCCCCGCGTCGTCCTGATGGTCGGCGTGAACGGGACGGGAAAGACGACGACCGCCGCCAAGCTCGCCGCACGCGCGTCCGCGTCCGGCGGAAAGCCCGTCCTCGCCGCCGCCGACACGTTCCGCGCCGCCGCGATCGACCAGCTCGAGGTCTGGGCGGAGCGTATCGGCATCCCTCTCGTCAAGCACCGGCCGGGCGCCGACCCGGCCGCCGTCGTCTTCGACGCGTGTGCCATCGCGAAGGCCCGGGGGGCGGACCTTCTCCTCATCGACACGGCGGGGCGCCTCCACACCAAGCACAACCTCATGGAAGAGCTCTCGAAGATCCGGCGGATCGCCGCGCGGGAGATCGAAGGGGCGCCTCACGAGGTCCTCCTGGTCCTCGACGCGGTGACCGGAATGAACGGGCTCGCGCAGGCGCGCGAGTTCCTGAGAGCCGCGGGTGTCACGGGTCTCGTGCTGACGAAGATGGACGGGACGGCCAAAGGTGGTGTCATCCTCGCGATCGTCCGCGAGCTGGCGATCCCGGTGCGGTACGTCGGCGTGGGCGAGACCGTCGACGACCTCCTCGACTTCGACCCGGCCGGCTTCGCCTCGGCGCTCATCGATGACTGA
- a CDS encoding tetratricopeptide repeat protein, with the protein MRQWPLAAALAAVLLSSGCKTALERDQAAREPSALTADLVDFRNGLAMLREGRVDEAIHMLNQARAAYPRNAEVANALGLALLYKKDYRNSTKLFTEAIGLDPNLIEPLNNRGVAAMEAGNLADAEADFEAVLARPPSAEHVNARFNLALLRGKQLRWADAERELTTVLADDPGYAKAVRERGLARMKLEDFRGALEDFLLFLRDDPKDAISNYNAALCLLTTDRRDLAVRYMERTVQSAPESDEAKKARRFLGGEPGQTGRDR; encoded by the coding sequence GTGAGGCAGTGGCCGCTCGCCGCGGCGCTCGCCGCGGTCCTCCTGTCCTCCGGCTGCAAGACCGCGCTGGAAAGGGACCAGGCCGCCCGCGAGCCGAGCGCGCTCACCGCCGACCTCGTCGACTTCCGCAACGGGCTCGCCATGCTGCGGGAGGGTCGCGTCGACGAAGCGATCCACATGCTCAACCAGGCCCGGGCGGCGTACCCGAGAAATGCGGAGGTCGCCAACGCGCTCGGCCTCGCGCTGCTCTACAAGAAGGACTACCGCAATTCGACGAAGCTCTTCACCGAGGCGATCGGGCTGGACCCGAACCTCATCGAGCCTCTCAACAATCGCGGTGTCGCGGCGATGGAGGCGGGCAACCTCGCGGACGCCGAGGCGGACTTCGAGGCCGTCCTCGCGCGTCCGCCGTCCGCCGAGCACGTCAACGCCCGCTTCAATCTCGCGCTCCTCCGGGGAAAGCAGCTTCGCTGGGCGGACGCGGAGCGCGAGCTGACGACGGTCCTGGCGGACGACCCCGGCTACGCGAAGGCGGTCCGGGAGCGGGGCCTCGCCCGCATGAAGCTGGAGGATTTCCGGGGTGCCCTCGAGGACTTCCTCCTCTTCCTGCGGGACGACCCGAAGGACGCCATCTCGAACTACAACGCGGCACTCTGCCTCCTGACGACCGACCGGCGCGACCTCGCCGTCCGCTACATGGAGCGGACGGTGCAGTCCGCGCCGGAGAGCGACGAGGCGAAGAAGGCGCGGCGCTTCCTCGGCGGGGAGCCGGGCCAAACAGGAAGGGATCGATGA